In Brachypodium distachyon strain Bd21 chromosome 2, Brachypodium_distachyon_v3.0, whole genome shotgun sequence, one genomic interval encodes:
- the LOC100823574 gene encoding aquaporin NIP1-3: MPGGEHGGSNGLQEHAGALEEGRGGGGNEAEDPEKSPNSSGKHPMLSVQFVQKILAEIFGTYFLIFAGCAAVAVNQRTAGTVTFPGICITWGLAVMVMVYSVGHISGAHFNPAVTFAFATCGRFPWKQVPAYAAAQLIGSTAAGLTLRLLFGREHFVGTVPAGSDVQSLVLEFIITFYLMFVVSGVATDNRAIGELAGLAVGATVLLNVLFAGPISGASMNPARTLGPAMVAGRYKGIWVYIVGPVGGAVAGAWAYNLIRFTNKPLREITRTGSFLRSARMG; this comes from the exons ATGCCAGGAGGAGAGCATGGAGGTAGTAATGGCCTGCAAGAGCACGCCGGAGCTCTGGAggaaggcagaggaggaggagggaatGAAGCAGAGGATCCGGAGAAATCTCCCAACAGCAGCGGCAAGCACCCCATGCTCTCTGTCCAGTTCGTCCAGAAG ATCCTGGCGGAGATCTTCGGGACATACTTCCTGATCTTCGCGGGGTgcgcggcggtggccgtgAACCAGAGAACCGCCGGCACGGTGACGTTCCCGGGCATCTGCATCACGTGGGGGCTGGCCGTGATGGTCATGGTGTACTCCGTGGGGCACATCTCCGGCGCGCACTTCAACCCGGCCGTCACCTTTGCCTTCGCCACCTGCGGCCGGTTCCCCTGGAAGCAGGTCCCGGCCTACGCGGCGGCGCAGCTCATCGGGTCCACGGCGGCCGGGCTCACGCTGCGGCTGCTGTTCGGGAGAGAGCACTTCGTCGGGACCGTCCCGGCCGGGTCCGACGTGCAGTCGCTCGTGCTCGAGTTCATCATCACCTTCTACCTCATGTTCGTCGTCTCCGGGGTCGCCACCGACAACAGGGCT ATTGGTGAGCTCGCCGGTCTGGCCGTTGGAGCTACCGTGCTACTAAACGTGCTCTTTGCCGG GCCTATATCAGGAGCGTCCATGAACCCGGCGAGGACGCTCGGCCCGGCGATGGTCGCCGGCCGCTACAAAGGCATCTGGGTCTACATCGTCGGCCCGGTTGGCGGGGCCGTGGCCGGCGCCTGGGCCTACAATCTCATCCGGTTCACTAACAAGCCGCTGCGAGAGATCACCAGGACCGGCTCCTTCCTGCGAAGTGCAAGGATGGGCTAA
- the LOC100835092 gene encoding probable C-terminal domain small phosphatase, protein MVSRTPTKAPAPRPFNGSPAKPSPSPTPAARRRKAFRGGCGRRLSATKRSGGSPLKSLAAAPAAVASSVRFCRRRLLKLFARLTILGSPAKRRAAAAGFQRLRSIPLPPTPKPLLSPRAQRQNRVHATALPPPPEPGKKTLFLDLDETLIHSQTDPVPARYDFTVRPVIGGQAITFYVTKRPGVDEFLRAAAEAFEVVVFTAGLEQYASLVLDRLDPDGAVIAHRLYRGACRDDGDGRLVKDLAATGRALDCAIIVDDNPNAYSLQPENAVPVVPFLDDANDQELQKVMGFLYVAAGFDDTREAIRCYKDLVSPN, encoded by the coding sequence ATGGTGTCGAGGACGCCCACGAAGGCACCAGCTCCGAGGCCCTTCAACGGCAGCCCCGCgaagccgtcgccgtcgccgacgccggcggcgaggcgccgCAAGGCCTTCCGTGGCGGTTGTGGCCGCCGCCTGTCCGCCACCAAGCGGAGCGGAGGCTCCCCGCTCAAGTCCCTCGCggctgcccccgccgccgtcgcctcctccgtgcgcttctgccgccgccgcctcctcaaGCTCTTCGCCCGCCTCACCATCCTCGGCTCCCCGGCCAAGcgcagggcggcggccgccggttTCCAGCGCCTCCGCTCCATTCCGCTCCCGCCTACGCCCAAGCCGCTGCTGTCTCCCCGTGCTCAGCGGCAGAACAGGGTGCACGCCACcgccctcccgccgccgccggaaccggggaagaagacgctCTTCCTCGACCTCGACGAGACGCTCATCCACTCCCAGACCGACCCGGTGCCGGCGCGCTACGACTTCACCGTTCGCCCAGTCATCGGTGGCCAGGCGATCACCTTCTACGTCACCAAGCGCCCGGGCGTCGACGAGTTCCTCCGCGCGGCGGCAGAGGCCTTCGAGGTCGTCGTCTTCACCGCGGGGCTGGAGCAGTACGCCTCCCTCGTGCTCGACCGCCTCGACCCCGACGGCGCGGTGATCGCGCACCGCCTGTACCGCGGCGCCTGCCGAGACGACGGGGATGGCAGGCTCGTCAAGGATCTGGCTGCCACTGGCAGGGCCCTCGACTGCGCCATCATCGTCGACGACAACCCAAACGCGTACTCTCTGCAGCCGGAGAACGCCGTCCCGGTGGTGCCGTTCCTTGACGACGCCAACGACCAGGAGCTGCAGAAGGTGATGGGCTTCTTGTACGTCGCCGCCGGGTTCGACGACACCCGAGAGGCCATCAGATGCTACAAGGATCTCGTCTCGCCCAACTGA